In Vibrio coralliilyticus, the following are encoded in one genomic region:
- a CDS encoding NAD(P)-dependent oxidoreductase, protein MKIAVLGASGWIGSHIVNEAKARGHEVIALVRNPANFEIKGVETRQFDLLDSSADIIAAVDDAEVVISAIGGRAAGNHDIVARTAETLLTQLPKSSASRLIWVGGAGSLEVAPGVQLISIPEFPDEYKPEAVAMGEALEVFRSAETSVNWTFISPAAEIFPGEKQSPYRIGGDTLLTDSDGNSRISVADYAVAMIDELESAKHLNQRIGVAY, encoded by the coding sequence ATGAAAATTGCAGTATTAGGTGCATCAGGCTGGATCGGTAGCCACATCGTAAACGAAGCAAAAGCGCGCGGGCATGAGGTTATCGCTTTAGTAAGAAACCCTGCTAACTTTGAAATAAAAGGTGTTGAGACAAGACAGTTTGATTTACTGGATAGTAGTGCTGATATCATAGCCGCAGTTGATGATGCAGAAGTCGTGATCTCAGCCATTGGCGGACGCGCCGCCGGCAATCACGACATCGTCGCTAGAACAGCAGAAACTCTGCTGACTCAGCTGCCTAAATCTAGCGCATCTCGACTAATTTGGGTCGGTGGCGCCGGTTCTCTGGAAGTTGCACCTGGCGTTCAGCTTATTTCTATTCCAGAATTTCCTGACGAGTATAAGCCAGAAGCTGTCGCTATGGGAGAAGCTTTAGAGGTGTTTCGCTCGGCTGAAACTTCTGTCAACTGGACCTTCATCAGCCCTGCAGCAGAAATTTTCCCTGGGGAGAAGCAGTCCCCCTACCGAATTGGTGGTGACACACTGCTGACAGACAGTGATGGCAACAGTCGAATCTCAGTCGCTGATTATGCTGTTGCTATGATCGACGAACTTGAGTCAGCCAAGCACCTAAACCAACGTATTGGTGTTGCGTACTAA